From the genome of Pochonia chlamydosporia 170 chromosome Unknown PCv3seq00016, whole genome shotgun sequence:
AGGGATTTTAGTTAGTGTGTGTTTTGTTGCTCTGCATTGAAGTCGCATGCTAGGCTGGCTAAAATCCGGCACATCAGCGgatccggcgcatcaccgTAAAATCCCTTATCCACTCGACATGAAACTCCAAGGAATGTTCGGCAACACAATCTTCGTTTTCCAAGCCACGCTAGTTATGTCACCTCTGGTATTTTGTCGGCTGGAATATTGAGGCGTTCTTCTCTCCGGCGTCGGTGGCCTGCGTCGTTTTTCACAACGTAACGGAGCAGCAATATTTAGTGGGGTTACCTGTTGTCGGACGGTCGGCTCGTTAGTGTCAGACATGCATCTAGTACCGAGGGGGCGTGTTTGAGACGCGTCGGATGGTGGGGTTTGCTTGATGCCACACGGGATTCTGAACTACTTTGTGCCTTGTAATCTTTGCTAACAGCCACATCACACAGCATAAGCATAACTATTGttagattggcgagaatatgcgactaaagcggcgcaaattcatactgtggCCTGTGGCTGTCGGGATGAAGGGTAGCAAAGGACTTCCCCGCCcacaggaaattgaagcagaacaaggaacaagaataacatCAGATTCATCAGTTTCTAAATGAATAATTCcataattcatcaattaccTTGGCCGTGAGCCAAGTAAGGCATCGTAAATCTAACAACGATATGTGGTAACGGATATAAGGATAGTGACAGGCGTGGAAGTCGCTGATGATGTACACACAAAATGGATTGGAGGATAGAACAAGAAAGCACACAATATACACACACCCGACATCAGTACAATATTATCGTTCTAAGAAACATGACAACACAAGGGCGTCAACCTTCCTGAAGAATAGCGCCACCCAGGCTGGCACGTACCTACTCTGTTGCATCGTCTCAGTACTACGTCCTCTCACTTGTTTGTTTGGGGCTGACGGTTAAAAAGAAATGGGACAGGGGGCGGCTAAGGAACTTTTAACCACGAGGCAGCTTCCATGCCGCTATCTAGATCATTAGTATTGTAGGCCTGAAGGCAGAACAAATGGCGGCTGCGGGACTATCATTAGGGTCAGCTATAGACTTTGATTATAGAAATTGACTCCCTGTTTGGCTCAACCATGGTATGCCATAATGTGCGTTATATATATTCATTAAGTCTTAAGCTAAGAGAAAAAACAATGGGGGTGCTCATTTGACAGAATTTTCCGAAGTTGAAACTGCTTATGCCCGTCACTTGCTGCTCGGGCTGCATATGTAACAATACATCAGCATCGAAAATAAAGACCCAACCGAGGTACACTGAAACACTGGCGTCACACAAGCATAATGATGGAAATGACGATTGCTGCCATAAGATTTTTGGCCCGAGGTAGCTCCGGTCGACGCATTATTTGACCGGCCGTCGTATCTAGCACAGTCTTTCTTTTCACTAGGGGGTTACTTGCTGTCTATCTTCCGATCTTACCGAAATTTAACTTCGGGAGCTCATCTATCACGCGTTCTGACTGGATGGATGCTTAGCATGATGGAGGCATGACATCAGCACTGCCCCTAGCGTATCGTAGCAAACTACCGAAATCCTTGGAGCGGTGTGAGTCACTGCGAAAGCACGCAAACCAAACACCTACTCCCAAATTAATTGAGCACCAAGATGCTTACGCCCTGGCTTACTAGATGCAGTCAGCCGGCTTTGCCCCATGTTGCTTCATTGAAAGTTTGTAGACCCGTACCGTTGTGTCAAACACTTCATAGTTGACAGGGAGATTTTCCGGCGGCGAATCTCGCTATAACAAGTTGCTATCCACTCTTCTCGCTAGCTTGCTGTTTCAATATAAGTTATAATTATTGACTAGCAGGTGTAACATAAAAGATTATCGTGGTTTCGAATCGATCGGTTGTTGCTGCCGTTATTTGCGAGTCTTAGCTACCTTCTTGGGCATCAAACGCTCTGCAACACAAATCGTAATCGACAATGGAGGTGAAAGACTCCGCACTGACAACAGATAAGCAGGGTCAAGGAACAGCCGACGGCAAGAAACGTCAGAGACAAAATTCTGGGGCCCCGTGCCAACAGTGTAGACTGAGAAAGGTTCGCTGCGATCGGCAGTTGCCTTGTAACAGTTGCGTTCAGGCAGGTGTGCtgtgtcaagtcaatctcAATCCACCACAGCGGAGGCGAAAGAAAGGACATCTCCAGGCGCTACTATCAAAGATAGGTAAATTAGTAATCCTCCAGATGAACACGGAATCGTGTTTCTTGTTTCGCCCATCAGACTAACAGGCGACTAATGGCTAAATAGCGGCTATTGAGCATCGAATTGGGATGCAGGACAAAGACCGAATGGGTGCCGTTATCAACTCTACAACGCTGCCCGTGCAATCAACGGACGAAGAACCAGAGAAAGACGAAGCTGAAGAGAATCGGAACTCAGAGTTTGAAAGAACACGGGTCTGCACACCCGGACATTCACTAAGTCAAGCTCATGTCAACGCTATCCGAGGGCAGCCTCCTCCAATCGAGCTGCCATTCGCTATGGAAGACAACACTGGCGATATTGACACGCCGGAATTGCAGATGGACCTATCAAAAACATTTAAGAACTCCGAATACTTCAATAGCCCTTTGTTAGCGCCCCGATCGAATTGCAACATTAGACCTACCAGCGGGGAAATCTCCTCGCTGATGCGCGCTGAGCTGTACGTATTCTCATAATTGACCAACTATGGGAGCCGCTGTAACTTGTCTGCTAACACAATCGTAGCAATCAGCTCTACTTTGATCGAGCTCACATCTTTGTCTCGATGTTGCAGCAGCGCCGATACCTTCGAAGGTCAAAGGACCCATCACCGACTACGTCATTCCAGTGTCTTCAGCATGCAGTATGGACAATTGCTGGCACAGTCTCGTCACAGTTCCAGCACTTATGTGACGGCCTTTATCATGAGACATTGGAATGCTTACACGCCCTGAACACCAACGATTTGCATGGAGGCAGCACCGCAGTGCATGACGGTGACGAAGTCGGGCTGCTCGATCAAATCCAGACGTGGATACTCGTTGCGGCATACGAGTTTATGCGCTTTGGGCCACGACGATTTTGCCGCGCATGGACTAGCGTTCGACGTGCCATTCAACTTGTACAACACATGCGTCTTGGTGAAATGGACTCTGATACTAGCTTCGATGCTGCTGCAGGGGCAAGCCGCACGGCCAACATGACAGATCCAAACGCAGTCGTGGAGAAAGAGGAGAAACGACGCACCTTTTGGATGGCATTTTGCCTTGATCGGTTTACTGCAGCCGTGGAGGGGTTTCCTATGACGTTGAGTGAGATGGTACGCTTTTGCCCGTATATGGGGGGTTTTCTGTGGCTGACAAGACTCACTACCATTATCTCAGATTTCAACCCGACTACCATGTCCAGAAGAGGCATTCCAGAGTGCCACTCCTGTAGTCACTCCGCTCCTATCCCAACTCATGGCCGACAATGCTGTcccttcaacaccattgacACCGTGGGTAGAGTGTATAGTGTTCACCACTCTGTGGGGGCGGGTCCTCCATCATTACCAACAAGCTTCCAGTGAGACCGCCTGCGGGGGTATTGGGCAAGAGTTTTGTGAGAATCAGTCTAAACTCGACAATTTGGTCGATCACTGGACTTGGATCTTCCAGCAGAGCCATCCGCCCTCATCGCCCAGGGTTGACTCAATGCGTTTGTTCGCAGGCATGATTGTCCAAGCTGTCGCCCTATCCCGAGCCATGGATGCCAACTTCATCTCTGACGCTGCTCCAGCGGAGTATGCCAAGCTGGAAATGAACTGTAGCCAGCGAGTTCACGAAGCAGCCAGGAGCATCGCATGCCTGGCTGGGGAACTGAggcattttatttttttcAAGGTCTGTAGGCCCTCCTTGAGCACAAAATAGATCTCCTTGCACAGTCGCGGTCCGTAAGTTGATGTTTGAAACTTCGTTAAATTACTGATGCTGTCATGCTTTGGCAGGTTAATCCTTTCACGTCAATTCCGCTTTCCTTGTGCCGATGGTATCTCCAGTCTCTCACCCAACACAATCCCTCGCTTCAAGTTCATTTGGACAACATTACTGAGACTCTGCATGAATTGGAGAATGCTAACGGCTTGTGTTCGCACGTTAATCGGCCAACACGGCAGAATCCACAGACGGAGGAATTTTGCTTTCTTGGTACCAGATAGTTGAGGTACTTGCGATAAAAAAGGCCGTATTGATGCTAGGGCGAGTGTCAGCTAGGATAATTGTGGCAGACTAGAGGGCTTGATGACTATCGAGTGCCCCAGCCGTGGTGAGCGAGACGAACAAGTGATTCGAAGTCAGCGAAAGTAGATATATCGACTATTCAGCTACGATGATTATAAAACTGTCTAGGAAAAAAATACTTTAGAGCCTCAAGGATGCAGATGTACTTCTCGCCTTTTCTTTCACTGCGACTCACTGCGCATGATTCCTAGGTGCGTTGTGCGCCTTCCCTGAGCGCTTGAACATTCTCTTCATGCGACTTAGCTGGTTGTGGTCATTTTATCAAGCATACAGATTCTAAATGTGATTAAGTCGCTGTGTTGTGCCTCAGATTATGCGAGAACAACAGCTGATGAGGTTATCCACTAGGAACTAGGATCTCAATGCCATATTTGTGGCAAGTTCTCCTCGTTCAATTGAAGTCAAAATGCCAAGATTCTCAGCTCGAAGCCACCCCCTTTCCTCCAACAAATATTGTTCGAAAAGGCTTCCATTGGCGCCCTGCATTGAATAATACCTGGCCGGCTCTAGTCATCCCCTTGAATGAACCAAAGCAGCCACACATTGAGGGCCTGTTCAAGTGGGCTGATTACCACCATCAACGGTAGCTCAGACGGCCTCGTCCAATTGCAAGCAAGGATGAGGCTAATTGCGAGATAGGGTGGCCCTGGATGCAAAACTATTGCCGGTTGAAAAGCGGCACCTTTTGTACTGGAGGGCCGGGGTGAAGGAAGCCACATGTGGTCATGGATCACCCCCAGACTGTAATCACTTCCCTTCCTGCTGGGAATTGTGAACTCGCTACAAATCTCCTGTGTACAATAAATGGGATAATTATGGTACCTTAATTATAGTTAAGCGTTTCCCTCTAGCATTGTGTCGCAACAATTCTCTTTTTCTTACGTTTGCTCTTTCTCGAGACATTCGTCATGTTCCCATCATAACGAACTTACGTCAGCAAAATCGCTTTATGTTCTGGCTATACAACACTGTGACCAAAAAATTGAACAGCTGAGTAAGTCCAGGGTTCTGAcagtcagacttgacaccCTGGTGACTGATAGAAGCTTTTAGTTACGTAAATTCCGTTACTTTAATCATCTCTTCCGTTGGAACCTTCTATAAATGTACAGTCAGCAGTGTATCAAGGGGAGAAAACGTTCAAAATGTGACAATTTTCTATACACATCGAATCTTTAATAAGATGTGTGGAAGTTGCGTGCGATTAGATTATATCAACAGTCAAGTATGTCGTTTTCAAAGAGACCACTTGGGTTGATCTTTGGCATTTAAAAAGGCAAATTGAAGATGTTCCATAAATCGGCGAAAGCATAAAGTATACCAATCAACTTACACAGTGGTTTAATTTATATAATGAAGACATATACCCAAGGTTTTTTTGGTAGTTATAGAACCTGTGTGCATGCACTCTGTAACTATCATAAAGCCACCTGCGATTCCAAACGTGTATAAACAGAAATGCACAGGAATTTCCTGTCAATAATGTAtccagagacccaatcaactacacgacttacactggttgatcaacttagtgtattacactcaactaaatcaactaaatcaggacaatcctgactaatcaattaaactaaatttgggcctctcgtgtacgtggattta
Proteins encoded in this window:
- a CDS encoding Zn2/Cys6 DNA-binding protein (similar to Glarea lozoyensis ATCC 20868 XP_008084595.1) is translated as MEVKDSALTTDKQGQGTADGKKPAIEHRIGMQDKDRMGAVINSTTLPVQSTDEEPEKDEAEENRNSEFERTRVCTPGHSLSQAHVNAIRGQPPPIELPFAMEDNTGDIDTPELQMDLSKTFKNSEYFNSPLLAPRSNCNIRPTSGEISSLMRAELNQLYFDRAHIFVSMLQQRRYLRRSKDPSPTTSFQCLQHAVWTIAGTVSSQFQHLCDGLYHETLECLHALNTNDLHGGSTAVHDGDEVGLLDQIQTWILVAAYEFMRFGPRRFCRAWTSVRRAIQLVQHMRLGEMDSDTSFDAAAGASRTANMTDPNAVVEKEEKRRTFWMAFCLDRFTAAVEGFPMTLSEMISTRLPCPEEAFQSATPVVTPLLSQLMADNAVPSTPLTPWVECIVFTTLWGRVLHHYQQASSETACGGIGQEFCENQSKLDNLVDHWTWIFQQSHPPSSPRVDSMRLFAGMIVQAVALSRAMDANFISDAAPAEYAKLEMNCSQRVHEAARSIACLAGELRHFIFFKVCRPSLSTK